The Corvus cornix cornix isolate S_Up_H32 chromosome 26, ASM73873v5, whole genome shotgun sequence genome includes a region encoding these proteins:
- the SPDEF gene encoding SAM pointed domain-containing Ets transcription factor produces MGSASPGLTTLPPGRLAWPDPTLLPPPRDPDPRGWGCPESPSPPSTPEQPLPAFCLHYFDMLYPEDTAWATKGAGEPSHSGAQGGREEARKEPEQCPIIDSQGLGLGPEGDLQGSLHLEEHSLEQVQSMVVGEVLKDIETACKLLNIAADPTDWSPGNVQKWILWTEHQYRLPQIGKSFQELSGKDLCAMSEEQFCQRSPACGDILHAHLDIWKSAAWMKEKAAPGDVRYCGGDTSWADSEVDSSCAGQPIHLWQFLKELLLKPHNYGRFIRWLNKDKGIFKIEDSAQVARLWGIRKNRPAMNYDKLSRSIRQYYKKGIIRKPDISQRLVYQFVHPV; encoded by the exons atgggcagtgccagccccgGGCTGACCACTCTGCCCCCCGGCCGCCTCGCCTGGCCGGACCCGACGCTGCTGCCACCCCCGCGGGACCCCGacccccggggctggggctgcccggagagccccagcccccccagcacccccgagcagcctctgccagcctTCTGCCTGCACTACTTCGACATGCTCTACCCGGAGGACACGGCCTGGGCCACCAAGGGCGCCGGGGAACCGTCCCACAGCGGCGCCCAGGGCGGGCGGGAGGAGGCGCGGAAGGAGCCGGAGCAATGTCCCATCATCGACAgccagggcctggggctggggccCGAGGGGGACCTGCAGGGCAGCCTGCACCTGGAGGAGCACTCGCTGGAGCAGGTGCAGAGCATGGTGGTGGGCGAGGTGCTGAAGGACATCGAGACAGCCTGCAAGCTCCTCAACATCGCTGCAG ACCCGACGGACTGGAGCCCCGGGAATGTGCAGAAGTGGATCCTGTGGACGGAGCACCAGTACCGGCTGCCGCAGATCGGGAAGTCCTTCCAGGAGCTGTCGGGAAAGGACCTGTGTGCCATGTCCGAGGAGCAGTTCTGCCAGCGCTCGCCCGCCTGCGGCGACATCCTGCACGCCCACCTCGACATCTGGAAGTCTG CCGCCTGGATGAAGGAGAAGGCTGCCCCTGGAGATGTGAGATACTGCG GAGGTGACACCAGCTGGGCCGACAGCGAGGTGGACTCGTCCTGCGCCGGCCAACCCATCCACCTCTGGCAGTTCctcaaggagctgctgctgaaaccGCACAACTACGGGCGCTTCATCCGCTGGCTCAACAAGGACAAAG GCATCTTCAAGATCGAGGACTCGGCGCAGGTGGCCCGGCTGTGGGGCATCCGCAAGAACCGCCCGGCCATGAACTACGACAAGCTGAGCCGCTCCATCCGGCAGTACTACAAGAAAGGGATCATCCGGAAGCCCGACATCTCCCAGCGCCTCGTCTACCAGTTCGTCCACCCGGTCTGA